A portion of the Sphingobacterium spiritivorum genome contains these proteins:
- a CDS encoding glutamate-5-semialdehyde dehydrogenase, with protein sequence MISYSYNVENITSQLLAARAATQAIQHIPAEKRAQVLIQLAEVLEQHVSEILEANQTDLNAMDKEDPKYDRLLLTAERINGLCSSLREIALLEDPTGKLLSSKRLENGLLVEKKTVALGVVAVIYESRPNVSIDVAALCIHSGNVCLLRGGSDAWHTNTVLVKLIRKVLTDMSVDPAVVQLLPTDRKFVTELLEATKYVDIIIPRGSQSLIDFVRNHAKVPVIETGAGVCHTYVETTADLDKAAAIVANAKISRPSVCNALDTVLVDREIANTFLPKLVDAFSKAEVEVFGDNTAYEVLKKENYPFLKHAEESDFGREFLDLKCSIKVLDNTEEALDHIALYSSRHSECIISNDAEKIERFMNSVDAAAVYANASTRFTDGGEFGLGAEIGISTQKLHARGPFALEKLVTEKWFVTGDGQIR encoded by the coding sequence ATGATATCGTACTCTTATAACGTGGAAAATATTACCTCACAGCTATTGGCTGCCCGTGCGGCAACCCAGGCTATTCAACATATTCCTGCTGAGAAAAGAGCGCAGGTACTTATTCAACTGGCAGAAGTGCTGGAACAGCATGTTTCCGAAATTTTAGAGGCCAATCAAACGGATCTGAATGCCATGGATAAAGAAGATCCTAAATATGATAGATTGCTCCTGACGGCAGAACGTATAAACGGATTATGCTCCTCTTTACGTGAAATAGCCTTATTGGAAGATCCTACAGGCAAGTTACTTTCTTCTAAAAGACTGGAAAACGGACTGTTAGTTGAAAAGAAGACAGTCGCTTTAGGTGTAGTCGCAGTAATCTATGAGTCCAGACCTAATGTATCTATAGATGTGGCAGCACTTTGTATCCACTCAGGTAATGTGTGTCTGTTGCGTGGCGGTAGTGATGCCTGGCATACCAATACGGTGCTGGTCAAACTTATCCGCAAGGTGCTGACTGATATGTCTGTTGATCCGGCGGTAGTACAACTTCTGCCGACCGACCGTAAATTTGTAACCGAACTGCTGGAAGCTACAAAATATGTGGATATTATTATTCCGAGAGGCTCGCAGTCACTTATTGATTTTGTGCGTAATCATGCTAAAGTACCCGTTATAGAAACCGGTGCGGGAGTGTGCCATACGTATGTGGAGACTACAGCAGATCTGGATAAAGCTGCAGCTATCGTTGCAAATGCGAAGATTAGTCGTCCTTCTGTCTGTAATGCTCTGGATACGGTATTGGTGGATCGGGAGATTGCAAATACGTTCTTACCTAAGCTGGTAGATGCTTTTTCAAAAGCGGAAGTAGAAGTTTTTGGTGACAATACTGCTTACGAAGTGTTAAAAAAGGAAAATTATCCATTTTTAAAGCATGCAGAAGAGTCGGATTTCGGTCGGGAATTTTTAGATTTGAAATGTTCAATTAAAGTATTGGATAACACGGAAGAGGCATTGGATCATATTGCTTTGTATTCTTCCCGGCATTCAGAATGTATTATCTCGAATGATGCGGAGAAAATTGAACGGTTTATGAATAGTGTCGATGCTGCGGCTGTGTATGCCAACGCCTCTACACGATTTACTGACGGTGGAGAATTCGGACTTGGAGCAGAGATCGGTATCTCTACTCAGAAACTTCATGCCAGAGGTCCTTTTGCTTTGGAAAAATTGGTTACGGAAAAATGGTTTGTGACCGGAGACGGACAGATCAGATAA
- the proB gene encoding glutamate 5-kinase, translated as MKKPILVVKFGSAAITSKDGEIDERIVLEIARQCADLQQKYNIVLVSSGAVAAGKRFLPKYSGTLSERKAAAAIGNPLLIRTYSTYFRPYKIALAQSLCERQHFANRDQFLQLKSTYEELWKNNIIPIANENDVVSNKELKFSDNDELATLIAVGFGAEQILFSTSVPGVLDADGRVIAEIKVVDKEALSLARKDKSSVGLGGMTSKLNFARLASQMGIRAVIFSMQTENGLLKAVKGETGTVCLPQSKRVSSRNKWIASGSLIKGEVRVDGGAVEALQKRKSLLAVGVKNIIQGFEAGEVFHISDETGLKIAVAKARIDASALTKLDQKKNVELAHANDIVLL; from the coding sequence ATGAAAAAACCTATACTGGTTGTCAAGTTTGGTTCAGCGGCAATCACATCAAAAGACGGTGAAATAGATGAACGAATTGTGTTGGAGATTGCACGGCAGTGTGCTGATTTGCAACAGAAATATAATATTGTACTGGTATCTTCGGGTGCTGTAGCTGCCGGTAAACGATTCTTGCCTAAATATTCCGGTACACTTTCTGAGCGTAAAGCTGCTGCAGCTATAGGAAATCCATTGCTGATCCGTACATACAGTACTTATTTCCGCCCATACAAAATTGCATTGGCTCAAAGCCTTTGTGAAAGGCAGCATTTTGCGAACCGGGATCAGTTTTTACAGTTGAAAAGTACGTATGAAGAACTCTGGAAAAATAATATTATTCCCATCGCCAATGAAAATGATGTCGTCAGTAATAAGGAGCTGAAGTTTTCCGACAATGATGAATTGGCCACATTGATTGCAGTCGGATTTGGGGCAGAACAGATTTTATTCAGTACTTCAGTGCCCGGAGTACTGGATGCCGATGGAAGAGTAATAGCGGAGATTAAAGTCGTTGATAAAGAAGCCTTGTCTCTTGCCAGAAAAGATAAATCTTCTGTAGGGCTTGGAGGAATGACTTCTAAGCTCAATTTTGCGCGCTTAGCGAGTCAGATGGGAATCCGTGCCGTTATTTTCAGCATGCAGACAGAAAATGGACTGCTGAAAGCTGTAAAAGGAGAGACAGGGACGGTCTGTCTTCCGCAGTCTAAGCGGGTGTCTTCTCGTAATAAGTGGATTGCCAGCGGCAGTCTGATCAAAGGCGAGGTACGTGTTGACGGCGGAGCGGTGGAAGCCCTTCAAAAACGTAAAAGTTTACTGGCAGTAGGTGTTAAAAATATTATTCAGGGGTTTGAAGCAGGAGAAGTATTTCATATCTCGGATGAAACGGGATTGAAAATCGCTGTGGCAAAAGCCCGGATAGATGCATCCGCTCTTACAAAACTGGATCAGAAAAAGAATGTAGAACTGGCGCATGCCAATGATATCGTACTCTTATAA
- a CDS encoding M60 family metallopeptidase produces the protein MRRLLITCLSLISIAYAQNRPADIFKDASLTTLKKNIGEKQIDLLQNPALKNVATQLYTKTYPLDKRYREYNNYESPQTLAKKLKTSPYSQYENPTGIYFSAGDSAILWVEKTNATQLSLRVTNWDDEEFKQKDYPLTQGYNAFKIENKGNSYIQYFTPDKAGNNKVKIHILSGKVNGIFDISKHSNEDWDSLLANATAPVLDIVGKQVQLAYAVESLQANAAHQGVELVKLYDSIIGIQHELMGLKQTNRIPKNRMFGRVIWKGFMHADGIGAAFHNNTMKDVASVAGLRKNSWGVAHEFGHVNQVRPNMKWVGTTEVTNNIYSVWTQYIYNQNQPKLEREKLKDYDESKIGGRITSYMESAFIHRQPWLTQAGPDRWDRERPRDWGGDHFVKLVPLWQLQLYFNVAGEGNAWKNKNFYGDIFTKAINAPTTKDKPDAYYQLEFIKNACDAAKLDLTDFFEQSGLLIPIDLWVDDYTCAQMTITPDDIQQVKSYAAKYPKPNTPVLHYITANSVLSYKNKLALSGTKGSGYTKENKKIIVDNSKWKNAVAFETFAGDKLVKIAFVGAGSADATQTIVHIPEGATAVKAVSWDGKRTDVL, from the coding sequence ATGAGAAGACTACTTATTACTTGCCTCTCCCTGATCAGTATCGCTTATGCACAGAACAGACCAGCTGATATTTTCAAAGATGCTTCTTTGACCACGCTAAAAAAGAATATCGGCGAAAAACAGATCGATCTGCTGCAGAATCCTGCGCTTAAAAACGTAGCCACTCAATTGTATACTAAAACCTATCCTCTGGATAAACGCTACCGTGAATATAACAATTACGAATCTCCCCAGACATTAGCAAAGAAACTTAAGACAAGCCCTTACTCTCAATATGAAAATCCAACAGGCATCTACTTTTCAGCAGGAGATTCAGCCATTTTATGGGTCGAAAAAACAAATGCTACCCAACTTTCATTACGTGTAACCAACTGGGATGATGAGGAATTTAAACAAAAAGATTATCCCCTAACACAAGGCTATAATGCCTTTAAAATAGAAAATAAAGGAAATTCCTACATTCAATATTTTACTCCGGACAAGGCTGGTAACAACAAAGTGAAAATACATATCCTTTCCGGAAAAGTGAATGGCATCTTTGATATCAGTAAACACAGCAATGAAGACTGGGACAGCTTACTGGCGAATGCGACAGCGCCTGTACTGGATATTGTCGGGAAACAAGTGCAACTGGCTTATGCCGTTGAATCCCTTCAAGCCAATGCTGCTCATCAGGGTGTTGAACTGGTTAAACTTTACGACTCCATTATCGGTATACAACATGAGCTGATGGGGCTTAAGCAAACAAATCGTATTCCGAAAAACAGAATGTTTGGACGTGTTATATGGAAAGGATTTATGCATGCAGATGGTATTGGAGCAGCTTTTCATAACAATACAATGAAAGATGTTGCCAGTGTTGCAGGGCTCAGAAAAAATTCCTGGGGTGTAGCACATGAATTTGGACATGTAAATCAGGTTCGGCCAAATATGAAATGGGTAGGAACTACCGAGGTTACAAATAACATTTATTCTGTCTGGACACAATATATCTATAATCAAAATCAACCTAAGCTGGAACGGGAAAAGTTAAAAGATTATGATGAGTCTAAGATCGGAGGTCGTATTACTTCTTATATGGAGTCGGCCTTTATACACCGCCAACCCTGGCTGACACAGGCTGGCCCGGACCGCTGGGACAGAGAGCGTCCGCGTGATTGGGGGGGAGATCATTTTGTTAAATTAGTACCTCTTTGGCAGTTACAATTATACTTCAATGTTGCAGGAGAAGGAAATGCATGGAAAAACAAAAACTTCTACGGTGACATTTTCACAAAAGCCATTAATGCGCCCACAACAAAAGATAAACCAGACGCTTATTATCAGCTTGAATTTATAAAGAATGCGTGTGATGCGGCAAAACTTGATCTGACAGACTTCTTTGAACAATCAGGACTTTTGATCCCGATAGATCTGTGGGTAGATGATTATACCTGTGCGCAAATGACCATTACTCCAGATGATATTCAACAAGTGAAGAGTTACGCAGCCAAATATCCGAAACCAAACACACCCGTGCTTCATTACATTACAGCCAATAGTGTACTGAGCTACAAAAATAAGTTAGCCCTATCCGGCACAAAAGGTTCCGGGTATACAAAAGAAAATAAAAAGATAATCGTTGATAACAGCAAATGGAAGAATGCTGTTGCCTTTGAAACTTTCGCAGGAGACAAATTAGTTAAAATTGCTTTTGTAGGAGCCGGATCAGCAGACGCTACGCAGACTATTGTACATATACCAGAGGGAGCAACTGCAGTCAAAGCTGTCAGCTGGGATGGCAAACGTACAGATGTTTTGTAA
- the upp gene encoding uracil phosphoribosyltransferase — MVTILTKQNSIANQYIAELRDVKIQQDRMRFRRNLERIGEVMAYEISKTLEYRQHFVDTPLGVADTHVPSDYPVLGTIIRAGLPFHQGFLNVFDQADNAFIAAYRHTKKSGEFEIHKKYTNTPNLDDRVVIIADPMLATGRSLVLCCKDLLADYNIKELHIAVVIASEEGVQHVRAFLPEAQLWIGAVDNELTSKAYIVPGLGDAGDLAYGNKE, encoded by the coding sequence ATGGTGACTATTCTTACAAAGCAAAACAGCATTGCCAACCAATATATTGCAGAGCTCAGAGATGTAAAAATCCAACAGGACAGAATGCGCTTCCGACGCAATCTCGAACGTATAGGTGAAGTTATGGCTTACGAGATCAGCAAGACATTAGAATACCGTCAGCATTTTGTAGATACTCCCTTAGGTGTTGCTGACACACATGTTCCTTCAGATTATCCTGTATTGGGAACGATTATACGTGCAGGACTTCCTTTTCATCAGGGATTTCTGAATGTATTTGATCAGGCCGATAATGCATTTATTGCAGCATACAGACACACCAAGAAAAGCGGAGAGTTCGAAATCCATAAAAAATACACCAATACGCCGAATCTGGATGATCGTGTGGTAATTATTGCAGACCCCATGCTGGCCACCGGCCGTAGTCTGGTCCTGTGTTGCAAAGACCTTCTTGCTGATTATAATATCAAAGAGTTGCATATAGCCGTGGTGATTGCATCTGAAGAAGGAGTACAACACGTCAGAGCCTTTCTTCCGGAAGCACAACTATGGATCGGAGCAGTGGATAATGAACTGACGAGCAAAGCATATATAGTACCGGGACTGGGAGACGCAGGAGACCTGGCGTATGGAAACAAAGAGTAA
- a CDS encoding LysR family transcriptional regulator, which translates to MSNQIELRHLIYFRTLAEELHFRKAAERLFISQPGLTRQIKQMEEIYGAVLFERGKRSVQLTNAGQYLKSEVDILLNQLDNIKTQIKKRAEGKITELSIGFIGSAAQSIMPDLLYQLDQEHPLIEVAMNELPNNTQVEYLLHNKLDFGFVRMDTPSSGLVLKKITEEPFSLVIPKDYPIQQDNFHSLQQFRDEAFILFSRDYSNAYYELVMSIFGDHGFVPNVHHKTVNALSIFKLVEKGLGVAIVPSSLRIGYDVPVNFIDLQDIPQRSQLSLIWNPKNRNPGIPALLSVLEHYFL; encoded by the coding sequence ATGAGTAATCAAATAGAACTAAGACACCTTATCTATTTCCGTACACTTGCGGAAGAATTGCATTTCAGGAAAGCTGCCGAACGCTTATTTATTTCCCAGCCGGGGCTGACCCGGCAGATCAAACAGATGGAAGAAATATATGGCGCCGTTTTATTTGAAAGAGGAAAACGATCCGTGCAACTCACAAATGCAGGTCAATATCTCAAATCAGAGGTTGACATTCTGCTTAATCAACTGGATAATATCAAAACCCAAATTAAAAAGAGAGCAGAAGGCAAGATCACAGAACTATCCATTGGTTTTATCGGTTCAGCAGCTCAAAGCATCATGCCTGACCTGCTTTATCAGCTGGATCAGGAACATCCTTTGATTGAAGTTGCCATGAATGAGCTTCCCAATAATACACAGGTTGAATACCTGCTGCATAATAAACTTGATTTTGGTTTTGTTCGGATGGATACCCCCAGCAGCGGATTAGTTCTGAAAAAAATCACAGAGGAACCTTTTTCACTGGTTATTCCCAAAGATTATCCTATTCAACAAGACAACTTCCATTCCCTGCAGCAGTTCAGAGATGAAGCTTTTATTTTATTTTCGAGAGATTACAGCAATGCTTATTACGAATTGGTTATGAGCATATTCGGGGATCATGGATTTGTGCCCAATGTACATCACAAAACAGTTAACGCACTTAGTATATTCAAATTAGTAGAAAAAGGTCTGGGTGTAGCTATAGTCCCCAGCTCTCTCCGGATTGGCTATGATGTCCCCGTCAATTTTATTGATCTGCAGGATATTCCGCAACGTAGTCAACTGTCGTTAATATGGAATCCAAAAAACAGAAATCCGGGTATTCCGGCACTACTATCTGTACTGGAACACTACTTTTTATAG
- the hutI gene encoding imidazolonepropionase — MNYENQYRLVGPFREVLTMTGLPLKGALQDQQLHIEKNAGILIQGDRIARIADFELLRSESQYPDLELTLIEEDTVVIPGMIDVHTHIAFAGTRANDFALRNAGSSYLEIAESGGGIWSTVKDTRAASAADLVDLILERAAVLIRQGVTTIEVKSGYGLNVEEELKILRAIKQAAKTCKAKLIPTCLAAHTLPKDFEGSHEAYLEILVNELFPVLQEEQLSNRIDAFVEKSAFSKEQIKPYFETAKALGFDITVHADQFSTSGSEVAVAFAARSADHLESSGTPEIELLAASDVIPVALPGASMGIGCAFTPARRLLDAGASLAIATDWNPGSAPMGHLLTQASVLACFEKLSNAEVFAGVTYRAAAALGLSDRGMLSKGAKADFVLFPTDSIKEITYHQGRLEPVQVWIDGAVVFDHK; from the coding sequence ATGAACTACGAAAATCAATATCGTCTTGTAGGGCCATTCAGAGAAGTGCTGACTATGACCGGTCTGCCGTTAAAAGGTGCCTTGCAAGATCAGCAACTTCATATTGAAAAAAATGCCGGTATTCTTATCCAAGGAGACAGGATAGCACGTATTGCTGATTTTGAATTGCTGCGGTCCGAATCGCAATATCCGGATCTGGAGCTAACGCTTATAGAAGAGGATACGGTCGTGATCCCCGGAATGATTGACGTGCATACACATATTGCATTTGCCGGTACCCGTGCGAACGATTTTGCCCTTCGCAATGCGGGAAGTTCTTACCTGGAAATTGCAGAGAGCGGAGGTGGTATCTGGAGTACAGTCAAGGATACGCGTGCAGCTTCTGCAGCTGATTTGGTAGATCTTATTCTGGAACGGGCAGCGGTCTTGATCCGTCAGGGTGTCACAACTATTGAAGTGAAGAGCGGATATGGGCTGAATGTGGAAGAAGAGCTTAAGATTTTACGTGCCATCAAGCAGGCTGCTAAAACCTGCAAAGCAAAGCTGATTCCTACCTGTCTGGCTGCACATACTTTACCAAAGGACTTTGAAGGGAGTCATGAAGCTTATTTAGAAATACTTGTCAATGAGTTATTCCCTGTTCTCCAGGAGGAGCAGCTGAGCAATCGAATTGATGCATTTGTTGAGAAAAGTGCTTTCTCTAAGGAGCAGATCAAGCCGTATTTTGAGACTGCCAAGGCTTTAGGTTTTGATATCACGGTACATGCGGATCAGTTCAGTACTTCAGGAAGTGAAGTCGCTGTTGCATTTGCAGCTAGGAGTGCCGATCATCTGGAGAGTTCGGGAACTCCCGAAATTGAGTTGCTGGCTGCTTCAGATGTTATTCCTGTTGCTTTACCGGGGGCATCTATGGGTATAGGCTGTGCCTTTACACCGGCAAGAAGATTGCTGGATGCAGGTGCAAGTCTGGCTATCGCCACAGACTGGAATCCCGGTTCAGCTCCAATGGGACATTTGCTGACTCAGGCATCTGTACTGGCTTGTTTTGAGAAACTTAGCAATGCAGAGGTGTTTGCAGGCGTAACATACAGAGCTGCAGCAGCTTTGGGATTGTCCGATCGGGGCATGTTGTCCAAAGGTGCTAAGGCGGATTTTGTGTTGTTCCCTACAGATAGCATTAAAGAAATTACATACCATCAGGGTCGTTTGGAACCTGTACAGGTGTGGATAGATGGAGCAGTTGTTTTTGATCATAAATAA
- the hutH gene encoding histidine ammonia-lyase has translation MIKPLFHYGEDHLKVSTALAISNGQYTGILTEESRERIRKSAGLVEKIVSSDRIVYGINTGFGPLCTTLISRDDTRLLQENILKSHAVGVGEPIDVELSKLMLILKAHALAKGFSGIQESTIDRIIWHIEHDVIPVVPKQGSVGASGDLAPLSHLFLPLIGLGKVHYKGEIRATGEVLATFGAEPLHLAAKEGLALINGTQFIAAHAVKGVEKFHQVLMQADLIAALMLEGLNASIKPFFSELHELRAYAGNQFVADTIYHLLEGSEIVTSHANCSRVQDPYSLRCIPQVHGASRTAWLHLKELVETEINSVTDNPVLINEDLTISGGNFHGQPLAMVIDYACLAASEIGNIADRRVYLSLEGDTPNVPKLLLRSTGLNSGFMILQYTTAALASENKGLCFPSSADSIPTSLGQEDHVSMGSIGGRKLLQVLDNVQKIQSIELLCAAQALDFHHPLKPTPVVEAVHAHVRSVIPHLEEDQAMSEIMETAQALTYSGELVAVARAAAKQENKPYPGKGSNLFDEF, from the coding sequence ATGATTAAGCCACTATTTCATTACGGAGAAGATCATCTAAAGGTTTCTACAGCCTTGGCGATAAGCAATGGACAATATACAGGTATACTTACTGAGGAAAGTCGTGAGCGTATCAGGAAGAGTGCGGGATTAGTAGAAAAGATCGTGTCTTCAGATCGTATTGTTTACGGTATTAACACCGGTTTCGGACCGCTTTGTACTACGTTGATCAGTCGTGATGATACCCGATTGCTGCAGGAAAATATTCTAAAGAGTCATGCTGTTGGAGTGGGGGAGCCTATTGATGTTGAATTATCTAAACTCATGCTGATTCTGAAAGCGCATGCTTTGGCCAAGGGATTCTCAGGAATTCAGGAAAGTACCATAGATCGTATTATCTGGCATATTGAACATGACGTAATTCCGGTTGTACCTAAGCAGGGATCTGTAGGTGCTTCAGGAGATCTGGCTCCTTTGTCACATTTGTTCCTGCCTCTGATCGGTTTAGGGAAGGTGCATTACAAAGGTGAGATACGTGCAACAGGAGAGGTGCTTGCTACATTTGGCGCAGAACCTTTGCACCTGGCTGCAAAAGAAGGTCTTGCACTGATCAACGGAACGCAATTTATTGCGGCTCATGCGGTCAAAGGGGTAGAAAAATTTCATCAGGTACTGATGCAGGCGGATTTGATAGCAGCTTTGATGCTGGAAGGATTGAATGCATCTATAAAACCATTTTTCAGTGAATTACACGAGCTAAGAGCTTATGCGGGTAATCAGTTTGTCGCAGATACCATTTATCATTTACTGGAAGGGTCTGAGATTGTCACCTCTCATGCCAATTGTTCGCGCGTACAGGATCCTTATTCCCTTCGCTGCATTCCTCAGGTTCATGGTGCTTCACGTACCGCCTGGCTACATCTGAAAGAACTGGTGGAAACGGAAATCAATTCTGTAACGGACAATCCTGTGCTGATTAATGAAGATCTGACCATCAGCGGTGGAAATTTTCACGGGCAGCCTTTGGCAATGGTCATAGACTATGCCTGTCTGGCAGCTTCCGAAATCGGAAATATTGCGGATAGAAGAGTATATTTATCATTGGAAGGCGATACGCCTAATGTTCCTAAGCTTCTGTTGCGTTCTACGGGACTGAACTCTGGTTTTATGATTTTGCAATATACTACAGCTGCTCTTGCAAGCGAAAATAAAGGACTTTGTTTCCCGTCAAGCGCAGATAGTATTCCGACATCTCTGGGCCAGGAGGATCATGTGAGTATGGGGTCTATAGGAGGCAGGAAATTGCTGCAAGTGCTGGATAATGTGCAAAAGATACAGAGTATAGAACTATTGTGTGCTGCACAGGCGCTGGATTTCCATCATCCGCTGAAACCTACACCTGTTGTGGAAGCTGTACACGCACATGTGCGGTCAGTAATTCCTCATCTGGAAGAAGATCAGGCTATGTCAGAAATTATGGAAACAGCACAGGCACTGACATACTCCGGCGAACTGGTAGCTGTAGCAAGAGCAGCAGCAAAACAGGAAAATAAACCTTATCCGGGTAAGGGAAGTAATTTATTTGATGAATTTTAA
- the uvrB gene encoding excinuclease ABC subunit UvrB, with the protein MKFKLTSEYQPTGDQPQAIKELVAGVNDGETYQTLLGVTGSGKTFTIANVIQETQKPALILSHNKTLAAQLYGEFKQFFPENSVNYFVSYYDYYQPEAFIASSNTYIEKDLAINEEIEKLRLATTSSLMSGRRDIVVVSSVSCIYGMGNPEDFSRSIFRFAVGTTISRNAFLHKLVEILYSRTTAEFKRGTFRVKGDTVDVYPAYLDYAIRVSFFGDEIDELSAIDPVSAKTINKMEDLALFPANLFVTPKEKFTQSIWAIQDELMQRKTQLEDEGKMLEAKRLEERVNYDLEMMRELGYCSGIENYSRFFDGRQPGMRPFTLLDYFPDDYLLVIDESHVTIPQLRAMYGGDRSRKVSLVEYGFRLPAALDNRPLNFPEFESLTNQTIYVSATPGDYELQQTEGVVVEQVIRPTGLLDPVIEVRPAINQVDDFLEQVDKTIQEGGRILATTLTKRMAEELTKYMTRLNIKVRYIHSEVKTLERVEILRGLRLGEFDVLVGVNLLREGLDLPEVTLVAILDADKEGFLRSERSLIQTIGRAARNDKGRVIMYADKMTDSMRITIEETNRRREKQMKYNEEHHITPRTVGKTREEIMEQTSVADFNGMEPKIYVEPDPTVAVAADPVMQYLSEKDLKKAIETTKKRMEKAAKEMDFLEAAKLRDEMFSLEKAYDDRFTS; encoded by the coding sequence ATGAAATTCAAATTAACTTCCGAGTACCAACCAACCGGGGATCAGCCCCAGGCTATTAAAGAGTTAGTAGCAGGTGTGAATGATGGTGAAACATATCAGACTCTTCTCGGTGTTACAGGTTCGGGAAAGACGTTTACCATTGCAAATGTAATTCAGGAGACACAAAAGCCGGCACTGATTCTCAGCCATAATAAAACACTGGCGGCACAATTGTATGGAGAATTTAAACAGTTTTTTCCGGAAAACTCCGTGAATTACTTTGTGTCGTACTATGATTATTACCAGCCCGAAGCTTTTATTGCTTCTTCCAATACGTACATTGAAAAAGATCTTGCCATTAATGAAGAAATAGAAAAGTTGCGGTTAGCCACGACCTCTTCTTTAATGTCGGGCCGCAGAGATATTGTTGTTGTATCTTCTGTATCCTGTATTTATGGTATGGGGAATCCAGAGGATTTTTCCCGTTCTATTTTCCGCTTTGCAGTAGGAACAACTATCAGCAGAAATGCATTTCTTCACAAATTGGTGGAGATATTATATTCGCGTACAACTGCCGAATTTAAAAGAGGTACTTTCCGTGTAAAAGGAGATACTGTAGACGTATATCCTGCCTATCTGGATTATGCGATTCGGGTGTCCTTTTTTGGAGATGAGATTGATGAATTGAGTGCAATCGATCCGGTCTCTGCCAAGACAATTAATAAAATGGAAGATCTGGCCTTGTTTCCGGCCAATCTGTTTGTCACCCCTAAGGAAAAATTTACCCAATCAATCTGGGCTATTCAGGATGAATTGATGCAGCGTAAAACTCAACTGGAAGATGAAGGAAAGATGCTGGAAGCAAAGCGCCTGGAAGAGCGTGTCAACTATGATCTGGAAATGATGCGTGAACTGGGGTATTGCTCGGGGATTGAAAATTATTCCCGTTTCTTTGACGGCCGCCAGCCGGGAATGCGCCCCTTTACATTACTGGATTATTTCCCGGATGACTACTTATTAGTTATTGATGAAAGTCATGTTACTATTCCTCAACTTCGTGCTATGTATGGAGGTGACCGTTCCCGGAAAGTATCATTAGTAGAATATGGATTCCGTCTGCCGGCCGCGTTGGATAACAGACCGCTTAATTTTCCGGAATTTGAGTCGTTGACCAATCAGACCATATATGTTTCTGCTACTCCTGGTGATTATGAGTTACAGCAAACCGAAGGTGTGGTTGTGGAGCAAGTGATCAGACCTACTGGATTGTTAGATCCCGTTATTGAAGTACGTCCGGCTATTAACCAGGTGGATGATTTTCTGGAGCAGGTCGATAAAACAATTCAAGAAGGCGGACGTATACTGGCTACTACTTTAACGAAACGTATGGCGGAAGAACTGACCAAATATATGACTCGCCTGAATATTAAGGTACGCTATATCCACTCCGAGGTGAAAACCTTAGAACGTGTGGAAATCCTGCGTGGTCTCCGGCTTGGCGAGTTTGATGTATTAGTCGGCGTCAATTTGCTTCGTGAGGGACTGGATCTTCCGGAAGTGACTCTGGTAGCTATTCTGGATGCAGATAAGGAAGGTTTTTTACGTTCGGAGCGTTCTCTGATACAAACAATAGGGCGTGCTGCCCGTAACGATAAGGGACGTGTTATTATGTATGCAGATAAGATGACGGACAGTATGCGCATCACTATAGAGGAGACAAACCGACGTCGTGAAAAGCAGATGAAATATAATGAAGAGCATCATATTACTCCACGCACAGTAGGTAAGACAAGGGAAGAAATAATGGAACAGACTTCTGTTGCGGATTTCAACGGTATGGAACCTAAAATATATGTGGAACCTGATCCTACAGTAGCTGTGGCGGCTGATCCGGTGATGCAGTATCTGAGTGAGAAAGATCTTAAGAAAGCTATCGAAACAACTAAGAAACGTATGGAGAAAGCAGCAAAAGAAATGGATTTCCTTGAAGCCGCCAAGCTAAGAGACGAGATGTTCTCGCTGGAAAAGGCATATGATGACCGCTTTACTTCCTAA